In the genome of Afifella aestuarii, one region contains:
- a CDS encoding DUF6065 family protein, whose protein sequence is MSKKYLDFYMIDGSDIVIRPAPRERRWMDQTSHRFAYRCLPLAIANAHCWEILNPVTFTASWDGTDALEAIDISYREAHRHAAMSHFGHGILTFTVPALIRTPPGYDLWVMGPPNLIKADIQALNGVVETDWATATFTMNWRFTRPGARVTFEKDEPFCAFFPIRRGEIETFQTRRRTLGDDPELAAAYHEWAEGRRSFNEELASPDSDAARKKWQRDYLKGPHEALSPPHRTKVVLHKTKKTDD, encoded by the coding sequence ATGAGCAAGAAATATCTCGATTTCTACATGATCGACGGCAGCGATATCGTGATCCGTCCTGCCCCGCGCGAGCGCCGATGGATGGATCAGACAAGCCATCGCTTCGCCTATCGCTGTCTGCCTCTCGCCATCGCCAACGCGCATTGCTGGGAAATCCTGAACCCTGTGACATTCACCGCCAGCTGGGACGGCACCGATGCGTTGGAGGCGATCGATATCAGCTACCGAGAAGCGCACCGGCATGCTGCGATGAGCCATTTCGGCCATGGCATTCTCACGTTCACGGTGCCGGCGCTGATCCGCACACCGCCGGGATATGATCTTTGGGTCATGGGCCCACCCAACCTCATCAAGGCCGACATCCAGGCCCTCAACGGCGTGGTTGAGACGGATTGGGCGACCGCCACCTTCACCATGAACTGGCGCTTCACCCGTCCTGGCGCGCGCGTCACCTTCGAGAAAGACGAGCCGTTCTGCGCCTTCTTTCCAATCCGCCGCGGCGAGATCGAAACCTTTCAAACACGCCGCCGAACGCTCGGTGACGATCCGGAGCTTGCGGCCGCCTATCATGAATGGGCGGAAGGACGGCGAAGCTTCAACGAAGAGCTCGCCTCGCCCGATTCTGATGCCGCGCGCAAGAAATGGCAGCGTGACTATTTGAAGGGGCCGCACGAGGCGTTGTCGCCACCACACCGCACCAAGGTCGTCTTGCACAAAACCAAGAAAACAGACGACTGA
- a CDS encoding CoA-acylating methylmalonate-semialdehyde dehydrogenase has product MREIGHFIGGRNVAGKSGRTADVFLPMTGEVQAKVALASRAEMREAVENAKAAQPGWAAQNPQKRARVLMKFLELVHQEYDSLAELLAREHGKTVPDARGDIQRGLEVAEFACGIPHLMKGEFSENAGPGIDMYSMRQPLGVVAGITPFNFPAMIPMWKFAPAIACGNAFILKPSERDPGVPMRLAELMIEAGLPAGILNVVNGDKEAVDSILEDPDIKAIGFVGSSAIAEYIYGKGCAAGKRVQCFGGAKNHMIVMPDADMDRAVDALIGAGYGSAGERCMAISVAVPVGEETADRLMEKLIPRVESLKIGLSTDPDADFGPLVTAEAVKKVRGYVDLGVEEGADLVVDGRGFTMQGYENGFYMGGCLFDRVTADMRIYKEEIFGPVLSVVRAKDYQEALDLPTKHEYGNGVAIFTRDGDAARDFASKVEVGMVGINVPIPVPLAYHTFGGWKRSGYGDLNQHGPDSIRFYTKTKTVTSRWPSGIKDGAEFIMPTMR; this is encoded by the coding sequence ATGCGCGAAATCGGACATTTCATCGGCGGTCGCAATGTGGCGGGCAAGAGCGGGCGCACGGCCGACGTGTTCTTGCCGATGACCGGCGAGGTGCAGGCGAAAGTGGCGCTCGCATCGCGCGCGGAAATGCGCGAGGCGGTGGAGAATGCCAAGGCGGCGCAGCCGGGCTGGGCGGCGCAGAACCCGCAGAAGCGCGCACGCGTTTTGATGAAGTTTCTTGAACTCGTACATCAGGAATACGACAGCCTCGCCGAGCTTCTGGCGCGCGAGCATGGCAAGACCGTTCCGGATGCGCGCGGCGATATTCAGCGCGGCCTCGAAGTGGCGGAGTTCGCCTGCGGCATCCCCCATTTGATGAAGGGCGAATTCTCCGAGAACGCCGGGCCGGGCATCGACATGTATTCCATGCGCCAGCCTCTCGGCGTCGTCGCCGGCATCACGCCGTTCAATTTCCCGGCCATGATCCCGATGTGGAAATTCGCCCCGGCGATCGCCTGCGGCAACGCCTTCATCCTGAAGCCGTCCGAGCGCGATCCCGGCGTGCCCATGCGCCTCGCCGAGCTCATGATCGAGGCGGGACTGCCGGCTGGAATTCTCAACGTCGTCAACGGTGACAAGGAGGCCGTTGATTCAATTCTTGAGGATCCCGACATCAAGGCGATCGGCTTCGTCGGCTCGTCTGCGATCGCCGAGTACATCTATGGGAAGGGCTGCGCGGCCGGAAAGCGCGTGCAGTGCTTCGGCGGCGCCAAGAACCACATGATCGTCATGCCGGACGCCGATATGGACCGTGCGGTCGATGCCCTGATCGGTGCCGGCTACGGCTCTGCCGGTGAGCGCTGCATGGCGATTTCCGTCGCCGTCCCGGTGGGCGAGGAGACTGCTGACAGGCTCATGGAGAAGCTCATTCCGCGCGTGGAGAGCTTGAAGATCGGTTTGTCGACCGACCCCGACGCCGATTTTGGTCCGCTCGTCACGGCCGAGGCGGTGAAGAAGGTACGCGGCTATGTCGATCTCGGTGTCGAAGAGGGCGCCGACCTCGTCGTCGACGGCCGCGGCTTCACCATGCAGGGCTACGAGAACGGCTTCTACATGGGCGGTTGCCTGTTCGATCGCGTCACGGCGGACATGCGCATCTACAAAGAGGAAATCTTCGGGCCTGTCCTCTCCGTGGTCCGCGCCAAGGATTATCAGGAAGCGCTCGATCTGCCGACGAAGCACGAATACGGCAACGGCGTGGCGATCTTTACGCGCGACGGCGATGCCGCTCGCGACTTCGCCTCGAAGGTGGAAGTCGGCATGGTCGGCATCAACGTGCCGATTCCGGTGCCGTTGGCCTATCACACCTTCGGCGGCTGGAAGCGGTCAGGCTATGGCGATCTCAATCAGCATGGCCCCGATTCCATTCGTTTTTATACGAAGACGAAGACGGTGACCTCGCGCTGGCCCTCCGGCATCAAGGACGGAGCCGAATTCATCATGCCGACCATGCGGTAG
- a CDS encoding LysR substrate-binding domain-containing protein, producing MVAVRLTPAFKVILVASPHYLASRGRPEMIADLAAHHCIGFRGSRSRALYRSELSENGKDVAVETRGPLVVSDAMSALDLAGEGLGIAYLFEPLVRVDIAEGRLVQLLSQSAIEEPGLFLYFPKRASLSPKLRAFIDTARRVQRQAPDNVSSVSASTP from the coding sequence ATGGTGGCCGTCCGTCTCACCCCGGCCTTCAAGGTGATCCTCGTGGCTTCGCCGCATTATCTCGCAAGCCGCGGCCGGCCGGAGATGATTGCCGATCTCGCCGCGCATCACTGCATCGGATTTCGCGGAAGCCGCTCGCGGGCTCTCTATCGCTCGGAGCTTTCGGAGAACGGCAAGGATGTCGCAGTGGAGACACGCGGCCCGCTCGTCGTGAGCGATGCGATGAGCGCGCTCGATCTGGCAGGGGAGGGGCTTGGCATCGCCTACCTCTTTGAGCCGCTCGTGCGCGTCGACATTGCGGAAGGGCGGCTCGTGCAGCTTCTCTCGCAATCCGCGATCGAGGAGCCCGGTCTTTTTCTCTATTTTCCGAAACGCGCTTCGCTTTCACCCAAGCTGCGAGCTTTCATCGACACGGCCCGACGCGTCCAGCGTCAGGCGCCAGATAATGTGTCGTCGGTTTCTGCATCGACGCCGTAG
- a CDS encoding TetR/AcrR family transcriptional regulator encodes MQTAGGRLKQKARTRRDLLEAARRLVDRGETVTVPTAADEAGISRATAYRYFSSADILTLESVLDLQVLPAEEVIAGASTVRERVMRVHRHLIDLTRTAEPQFRLFLARTLDASVSEGAAKARALRGGRRVAMLEVALEPARTRLGKASFRTLVNALSAVSGIEAGVALKDACALNNEDADRATTAIVEALLARYGVDAETDDTLSGA; translated from the coding sequence ATGCAGACTGCAGGTGGAAGGCTGAAGCAAAAGGCGCGCACACGGCGCGATTTGTTGGAAGCGGCGCGCCGGCTGGTGGATCGCGGAGAGACGGTGACGGTCCCCACGGCCGCGGACGAAGCCGGGATCTCGCGAGCGACCGCCTATCGGTACTTTTCAAGCGCCGACATCCTCACGCTCGAAAGCGTTCTCGATCTTCAGGTGCTTCCCGCTGAAGAGGTCATAGCGGGCGCGTCGACAGTGAGAGAAAGGGTCATGCGCGTACACCGACATCTCATCGATCTGACCCGGACGGCCGAGCCGCAATTCCGGCTTTTTCTCGCGCGGACTCTCGATGCTTCGGTCAGCGAAGGCGCGGCCAAGGCGAGAGCTCTCCGCGGCGGCCGTCGCGTCGCGATGTTGGAGGTCGCCCTGGAACCGGCGCGCACGAGACTTGGTAAGGCGAGCTTCAGAACGCTCGTCAACGCCCTTTCGGCCGTGTCGGGGATCGAGGCCGGCGTTGCCCTCAAAGACGCCTGCGCGCTCAACAACGAAGACGCCGACCGCGCCACCACCGCGATCGTCGAGGCGCTGCTCGCGCGCTACGGCGTCGATGCAGAAACCGACGACACATTATCTGGCGCCTGA
- a CDS encoding cupin domain-containing protein has protein sequence MSTATDTYHLFGNLVRFLARSPETGGAYCLVETLSAPGAGAPPNRHPGDDEAFYVVEGTFEFMLDGKTFTAGPGDFVKVPTGAAHAFKNVGKEPARLLVINTPGLVHEGFYTQAGDAVPSRTREFPPFQAPDIPALKAIAERNGMEILLPDGPQGEAA, from the coding sequence ATGTCGACAGCGACGGATACGTATCACCTCTTCGGCAACCTCGTACGTTTCCTGGCGCGAAGTCCTGAGACGGGCGGAGCCTATTGTCTGGTGGAGACTTTGAGCGCACCTGGCGCCGGAGCCCCGCCGAACCGTCATCCCGGCGACGATGAGGCCTTTTATGTGGTCGAGGGAACGTTCGAGTTCATGCTGGACGGCAAGACCTTCACAGCCGGCCCCGGCGATTTCGTAAAGGTCCCGACGGGGGCGGCCCACGCTTTCAAGAATGTTGGAAAGGAGCCGGCCCGCCTTCTGGTGATCAACACGCCGGGCCTCGTTCATGAGGGATTCTACACTCAAGCGGGTGACGCCGTGCCGTCACGTACGCGTGAGTTTCCGCCCTTTCAGGCTCCCGATATTCCGGCTCTCAAGGCCATTGCCGAGCGCAACGGGATGGAGATTCTCCTGCCCGACGGCCCGCAAGGCGAGGCCGCCTAA
- a CDS encoding proteasome-type protease has product MTYCVGLRLDRGIVFASDTRTNAGVDNVSIFKKMHIWERKGERLLVLLSAGNLSVTQSVVSLLNERLHLAADGSEPSLMTVETMFQAARLVGQTVREALADQDEAAKENPGLFSASFIFGGQIEGDIHRLFLIYQEGNFIEATKDTPYFQIGEHKYGKPILDRVTVAPMRMGEAAKLVLISFDSTLRSNLSVGLPIDLLIYRKDTLTIGEQRRIEAEDPYFRKLSHAWSEALRDAFARIDEYEALDAGGPPPISLVPSKPAAKEEA; this is encoded by the coding sequence ATGACGTATTGCGTGGGCCTGCGCCTCGACCGAGGGATCGTCTTCGCCTCCGACACGCGCACCAATGCGGGCGTCGACAACGTTTCCATCTTCAAGAAGATGCATATCTGGGAGCGGAAAGGCGAGCGGTTGCTCGTGCTTTTGTCCGCCGGCAATCTCTCGGTCACGCAATCCGTCGTCTCGCTCCTCAATGAAAGGCTGCATCTCGCTGCCGATGGCAGCGAGCCCTCGCTCATGACGGTGGAGACGATGTTTCAGGCGGCGCGCCTCGTGGGGCAGACGGTGCGCGAGGCTCTCGCCGACCAGGACGAAGCCGCCAAGGAGAATCCGGGCCTCTTCTCCGCGTCCTTCATCTTCGGGGGCCAGATCGAGGGAGACATTCACCGCCTCTTTCTGATCTACCAGGAAGGCAACTTCATCGAGGCAACCAAGGACACGCCGTACTTCCAGATCGGCGAGCACAAATATGGCAAGCCGATCCTCGACCGCGTCACGGTGGCACCGATGCGCATGGGCGAAGCGGCGAAGCTCGTGCTCATCTCCTTCGATTCCACCTTGCGCTCGAACCTGTCCGTCGGGCTGCCGATCGACCTCCTCATCTACCGCAAGGACACGCTGACGATCGGCGAGCAGCGGCGCATCGAGGCGGAAGATCCGTATTTCCGCAAACTCTCGCATGCCTGGTCTGAGGCGCTGCGCGACGCATTTGCCCGCATCGACGAGTACGAGGCGCTCGATGCCGGCGGCCCGCCCCCGATCAGCCTCGTGCCATCGAAGCCGGCCGCCAAGGAAGAAGCTTAG
- a CDS encoding transglutaminase family protein — protein sequence MRLKIRHVTNYQYAAAGRYAIQRLRLTARANASQTVEEWRIEAPGIDEAASYTDGFGNVTHLVTQDQPLETLSIIAEGVVVTKDTGGVTGRPPEAANPASFLRSTASTETSPGIRKIARNARGEDRLSLLHSLMSVIGDHMSFDTDASHSGTSAADAFAAGFGVCQDYTHIFCAAARSLEVPARYVTGYLRLDDEAPAVAHHAWAEAFMPELGWVGFDVANGICPTENYVRLACGLDARAAAPIVGLHRQAGEEILSVDVVVEQQQQ from the coding sequence ATGCGGCTCAAGATCCGGCACGTCACCAACTACCAGTATGCAGCCGCCGGTCGCTACGCCATCCAACGGCTGCGCCTCACGGCCCGCGCGAATGCCTCGCAGACGGTCGAAGAATGGCGCATCGAAGCGCCCGGCATCGACGAAGCCGCCAGCTATACGGATGGCTTCGGCAACGTCACGCATCTCGTCACCCAGGACCAGCCGCTTGAAACATTGTCCATCATTGCCGAAGGCGTGGTGGTCACGAAGGACACCGGCGGGGTGACGGGGCGACCGCCCGAAGCCGCCAACCCAGCGTCCTTCCTGCGCAGCACAGCCAGTACGGAAACCTCCCCAGGCATCCGCAAGATTGCGCGCAATGCGAGAGGAGAGGACCGACTCTCCCTGTTGCACAGTCTGATGTCGGTAATCGGCGATCATATGAGTTTCGATACCGATGCGAGCCATTCGGGGACCAGCGCAGCGGATGCTTTCGCGGCCGGCTTCGGCGTCTGCCAGGATTATACCCACATCTTCTGCGCTGCCGCGCGCTCTCTGGAGGTGCCGGCTCGCTATGTGACCGGCTATCTCAGGCTCGACGACGAGGCTCCCGCGGTCGCACACCATGCCTGGGCGGAGGCTTTCATGCCGGAACTCGGCTGGGTCGGCTTCGACGTTGCCAACGGCATCTGCCCAACGGAAAATTATGTTCGCCTCGCCTGCGGCCTCGACGCACGTGCCGCCGCGCCTATAGTCGGCTTACATCGACAGGCGGGCGAAGAAATTCTGTCCGTAGACGTCGTCGTCGAACAGCAGCAGCAATAG
- a CDS encoding alpha-E domain-containing protein, which yields MLSRVASSLFWMSRYIERAENISRLCEAGFRISLTPKVGGGHKEEWLSTLKSAGVLESYLSIHDEITGETAINFLLFDERNASSVKSCLTSARNNARIVRTKLTRDMWESLNDTWIALQAVSPQSMTNARLPDFLDWVRHRTAQFRGALLGTVLRDEGYYFSQLGAFTERADNTARIVDVKYYLLLPDHQAVGGAIDTYQWETILRAVSAQRSYRHIFHEDYRPWRVAEFLILRPEMPRSLRFCYDWLNVTIDGLIERRHPELSAAELIRSTHQLLKSSQMDDIFQAGLHEFLTDFIDRNNRVTGNLAVDYCFAQAA from the coding sequence ATGCTGAGCCGCGTCGCTTCGAGCCTCTTCTGGATGTCTCGCTATATCGAGCGGGCTGAGAATATCTCGCGCCTCTGCGAGGCAGGGTTTCGCATCTCTCTCACGCCAAAAGTCGGCGGCGGTCACAAGGAAGAATGGCTCTCGACGCTGAAAAGCGCGGGCGTTCTCGAAAGCTATCTCTCCATTCACGACGAAATCACAGGCGAGACCGCGATCAACTTCCTGCTGTTCGACGAGCGCAATGCGTCTTCGGTCAAATCGTGCCTCACATCCGCGCGCAACAACGCCCGCATCGTGCGCACCAAGCTCACCCGCGACATGTGGGAATCGTTGAACGACACCTGGATCGCCCTGCAGGCGGTGTCTCCCCAATCCATGACCAATGCCCGGCTACCGGATTTTCTGGATTGGGTGCGCCACCGCACGGCGCAGTTCCGCGGCGCTCTCCTCGGCACGGTCCTGCGCGACGAGGGCTACTATTTCAGCCAGCTCGGCGCCTTCACGGAGCGAGCCGACAACACGGCGCGGATCGTCGACGTGAAATACTACCTCCTACTACCGGATCACCAGGCGGTTGGCGGGGCGATCGACACCTATCAATGGGAAACGATCCTCAGAGCCGTTTCCGCGCAGCGCTCCTACCGGCACATCTTTCATGAAGATTACCGCCCCTGGCGGGTCGCAGAGTTTCTGATCCTGCGGCCGGAAATGCCGCGCTCCCTGCGTTTCTGCTACGACTGGCTCAACGTCACGATCGACGGACTGATTGAACGCCGACACCCAGAACTCAGCGCCGCGGAGCTCATTCGCAGCACCCATCAGCTTCTGAAAAGCAGCCAGATGGACGATATTTTTCAGGCGGGCCTACACGAATTTCTCACCGACTTCATCGACCGCAACAACCGCGTCACCGGAAACCTCGCGGTCGATTACTGCTTCGCGCAGGCGGCCTGA
- a CDS encoding circularly permuted type 2 ATP-grasp protein: protein MEQTVGQRGIAREIIFNEMIGPEGAPRSHYVTLSEWLEQQPSRELRRKRTEAESIFRRLGITFAVYGSTDTLERLIPFDLIPRIISAAEWRLLERGIEQRVRALNAFLLDIYNRQEIIRAGRIPADIILRNDAFLPEMIGHRPPLGVFSHIVGTDIVRTGPQDFFVLEDNLRTPSGVSYMLENREAMLHLFPELFARHCVAPVQHYPELLRQTLEAVSPVAPEETTIVVLTPGIHNSAYFEHSFLADQMGVELVEGQDLFVSGGALYMRTTRGPMQVHVVYRRIDDEFLDPLTFRPDSILGVPGLMDLYRAGVVTIVNAPGTGIADDKAIYSWVPEIVEFYTGQKPILQNVPTWRCAEPEALSYVLDHLPELVVKEVHGSGGYGMLVGPTSSKKQIEKFRRILKARPSNYIAQPTLALSACPAFTKSGVAPRHVDLRPFSLVSDRVRIVAGGLTRVALKKGSLVVNSSQGGGTKDTWVLTDE from the coding sequence ATGGAACAGACAGTCGGCCAGCGCGGCATAGCGCGTGAGATCATCTTCAACGAAATGATCGGGCCCGAAGGGGCGCCGCGGAGCCATTACGTGACTCTCTCCGAATGGCTTGAACAACAGCCATCTCGCGAGTTGAGGCGCAAGCGGACCGAGGCGGAATCGATCTTCCGACGTCTAGGCATCACCTTCGCTGTCTATGGTTCCACCGACACGCTGGAACGCCTGATCCCGTTCGACCTCATTCCCCGCATCATATCGGCGGCCGAATGGCGCCTTCTCGAACGCGGCATCGAGCAACGGGTGCGAGCGCTCAACGCCTTCCTCCTCGACATCTACAACCGTCAGGAGATTATCCGCGCCGGTCGCATTCCGGCCGATATCATTCTGCGCAACGACGCGTTTCTGCCGGAAATGATCGGGCATCGACCGCCGCTCGGCGTCTTCAGCCACATCGTCGGCACCGATATCGTGCGCACGGGGCCGCAGGATTTCTTCGTTCTAGAAGACAATCTGCGCACACCTTCCGGCGTCTCCTACATGTTGGAGAACCGGGAGGCGATGCTGCACCTCTTCCCGGAGCTTTTTGCCCGCCATTGCGTCGCGCCCGTGCAGCATTATCCTGAGCTTCTGCGCCAGACGCTCGAAGCCGTGTCGCCGGTCGCGCCCGAAGAGACGACGATCGTGGTGCTGACGCCCGGCATTCACAACTCGGCCTATTTCGAGCATTCCTTCCTCGCCGACCAGATGGGCGTCGAACTCGTCGAGGGACAGGATCTCTTCGTCTCCGGCGGGGCGCTCTACATGCGCACGACGCGGGGGCCGATGCAGGTGCATGTCGTCTACCGGCGGATCGACGACGAATTCCTTGACCCCCTCACCTTCCGGCCGGATTCCATTCTGGGCGTGCCGGGGCTCATGGATCTCTACCGGGCCGGCGTCGTCACCATCGTCAATGCGCCAGGCACCGGCATCGCCGACGACAAAGCAATCTATTCCTGGGTGCCAGAGATCGTCGAGTTCTATACGGGTCAGAAGCCCATTCTGCAGAACGTCCCGACCTGGCGCTGCGCCGAGCCGGAAGCCCTGTCCTACGTCCTCGACCATCTCCCGGAACTCGTCGTGAAAGAGGTTCATGGGTCAGGCGGCTACGGCATGCTCGTTGGACCGACGTCTTCGAAGAAGCAGATCGAGAAGTTCCGCCGGATTTTGAAGGCACGGCCCTCGAACTACATCGCCCAGCCGACGCTCGCTCTGTCCGCCTGCCCGGCCTTCACAAAATCAGGCGTCGCGCCCCGTCACGTCGACCTGAGGCCTTTCAGTCTCGTCAGCGACCGTGTGCGCATCGTCGCGGGGGGGCTTACGCGCGTGGCGCTCAAGAAGGGTTCGCTCGTCGTCAATTCCTCCCAGGGCGGCGGCACCAAGGACACTTGGGTGCTGACCGATGAATGA
- a CDS encoding L,D-transpeptidase — translation MRFAALMIVCLLALPVTAGAAAAGVTARIDLSAQKMRVYSNGRLAYTWAVSTARKGYRTPTGTYRPQRMHRMWYSRKYDMSPMPYSIFFRGGYAIHGTNSVRSLGRPASHGCVRLHPANARKLYNLVKHSGAKNTRIIIDW, via the coding sequence ATGCGCTTTGCCGCTCTGATGATCGTGTGTCTTCTGGCCCTTCCCGTTACGGCGGGGGCAGCGGCAGCGGGAGTAACCGCTCGCATCGATCTCTCTGCACAAAAGATGCGCGTCTATAGCAACGGTCGGCTCGCCTATACCTGGGCCGTTTCGACCGCACGGAAGGGCTATCGCACACCCACGGGGACATACCGGCCGCAGCGGATGCACAGGATGTGGTATTCGCGAAAATACGATATGTCGCCGATGCCGTATTCGATCTTCTTTCGCGGCGGCTACGCGATCCACGGAACCAATTCCGTGCGCAGCCTCGGGCGCCCCGCCTCGCATGGCTGCGTGCGCCTGCATCCGGCGAATGCCCGCAAGCTCTACAATCTCGTCAAGCACAGCGGCGCAAAGAACACCCGCATCATCATCGATTGGTGA
- a CDS encoding alpha/beta fold hydrolase, producing MSSLFVRRVGKNDGIPVVLLHGFGGSHRTWDDVCAELGRERAILLYDLPGHAASLGYPELGHAVTAARAVRADLAERAPDGFHLVGHSMGGAAAALIALKEPEKARSLTLLAPGGFGPAVNHRALTHYAAARGSEEMRRVLEEFVGFCAELSEDLILRLAAEREAPGAGEALVAISETLHSGGAQKMLPLEAIAALPCPLKLLWGEQDRILPAAQARGLPGVIGVHVFADAGHMLPWEIPSAAARLISENSR from the coding sequence ATGTCGTCCTTGTTCGTGCGCCGGGTGGGAAAGAACGATGGGATTCCCGTCGTTCTCTTGCATGGTTTTGGTGGCTCGCACCGGACGTGGGACGATGTCTGCGCCGAATTGGGACGTGAGAGAGCGATCCTTCTTTACGATCTTCCCGGCCATGCGGCTTCGCTTGGCTATCCTGAACTCGGCCATGCCGTGACTGCGGCCCGTGCCGTGCGGGCGGACCTGGCCGAACGCGCGCCGGACGGCTTCCATCTCGTCGGCCATTCGATGGGGGGCGCGGCGGCTGCGCTCATCGCGCTGAAGGAGCCGGAGAAGGCACGTTCCTTGACGCTTCTCGCCCCGGGTGGATTTGGTCCGGCGGTGAACCACCGCGCTTTGACACATTACGCGGCGGCCCGCGGCTCTGAGGAGATGCGCCGGGTGCTCGAGGAATTTGTCGGCTTTTGTGCCGAGCTGTCTGAAGACCTGATCCTCCGGCTTGCCGCCGAGCGTGAGGCTCCGGGCGCGGGCGAGGCGCTTGTGGCGATTTCCGAGACGTTGCACAGCGGTGGAGCCCAGAAGATGCTGCCTCTTGAGGCGATCGCGGCTCTCCCTTGCCCTTTGAAGCTCTTGTGGGGAGAACAAGATCGCATCCTGCCTGCGGCACAGGCGCGCGGGCTGCCGGGGGTGATCGGCGTGCATGTCTTCGCGGACGCCGGCCACATGCTGCCGTGGGAAATTCCGTCAGCGGCGGCGAGACTTATCTCAGAGAACAGCCGCTAG
- a CDS encoding c-type cytochrome encodes MNKFFPDRLSLWIGPLGTAVVAVAVVAVVVLVSGIINLAASIPHPEGWANLLHFGMKRAVAFHAGDLKEPDDFDADWRVAQGAAHYGHVCVSCHGAPELGQNAVVLKMRPRPQYLVESVDQLSNKELAWIVLHGVKYTAMPAWTDADREDEAWSMAAFLRKLPEMDYATYSDLAYGQGRSITKKLDVKFGDHFPDTRSPAAKRAEYRSSTPASGFLEFAMQDTLLPMCGRCHGEDGTGRGIGAFPNLAMQNEQYLKKSLEAYASGERHSGFMRPVATQLSQPQIEALAKYYASQPDVRAPGADKLDPALVEKGRQIAQDGVPSRNVSACLSCHEQTQFTSRVFPNLSGQYATYTENQLKLFAKNDRGNVGDYNPMDELSHALTDEEMKAVSAYFQSVEPGSLVNDTTQPEAGGTGQAG; translated from the coding sequence ATGAATAAGTTCTTTCCTGACCGACTGTCCTTATGGATTGGTCCGCTTGGCACGGCCGTCGTCGCGGTCGCCGTTGTTGCCGTCGTCGTGCTCGTTTCGGGCATTATCAATCTTGCCGCATCGATCCCTCATCCGGAGGGATGGGCGAATCTTCTGCATTTCGGCATGAAGCGGGCGGTGGCCTTTCATGCGGGTGATCTGAAGGAGCCCGACGATTTCGATGCCGACTGGCGGGTCGCGCAAGGCGCCGCACATTACGGCCATGTCTGCGTGTCGTGCCACGGCGCTCCCGAACTCGGTCAGAACGCGGTCGTGCTGAAGATGCGTCCGCGTCCGCAGTACCTGGTCGAGTCTGTCGATCAGCTGAGCAACAAGGAACTCGCCTGGATCGTTCTGCATGGTGTCAAGTACACGGCGATGCCCGCCTGGACCGACGCCGATCGCGAGGATGAAGCGTGGTCGATGGCGGCCTTCCTCCGTAAGTTGCCGGAAATGGACTACGCCACCTACAGCGATCTCGCTTACGGGCAGGGGCGGTCGATCACCAAGAAGCTCGACGTCAAGTTCGGCGATCATTTCCCGGATACACGCTCGCCGGCTGCGAAGCGGGCCGAGTATCGCTCCAGCACGCCGGCCAGCGGATTCTTAGAATTCGCCATGCAGGACACGCTGCTTCCGATGTGCGGTCGCTGTCATGGTGAGGATGGGACAGGACGTGGCATCGGCGCATTTCCGAACCTTGCCATGCAGAACGAGCAATATCTGAAGAAGTCCCTGGAAGCCTATGCCAGCGGTGAGCGCCACAGCGGCTTCATGCGCCCGGTCGCCACCCAACTGTCGCAGCCGCAGATCGAGGCTCTCGCAAAGTACTATGCCTCGCAGCCAGATGTTCGCGCTCCCGGGGCGGACAAGCTCGATCCGGCGCTCGTCGAAAAGGGACGCCAGATCGCCCAGGACGGCGTGCCGTCCCGAAATGTCTCCGCCTGCCTCTCCTGCCATGAACAGACGCAGTTCACGTCTCGCGTCTTCCCCAATCTGAGCGGCCAATATGCGACCTATACGGAGAACCAATTGAAGCTCTTCGCGAAGAACGATCGCGGCAATGTCGGGGATTACAATCCGATGGACGAGCTCTCCCATGCTTTGACGGATGAGGAGATGAAGGCTGTATCGGCGTATTTTCAGTCGGTCGAGCCGGGTTCTCTCGTCAACGACACCACTCAGCCAGAAGCTGGTGGCACCGGACAGGCTGGCTGA